In the bacterium genome, one interval contains:
- a CDS encoding 23S rRNA (adenine(2503)-C(2))-methyltransferase RlmN, whose protein sequence is MNASPPAGRIPLKRLAPEALEDWLAARVEPAWRRRAVKQWIFARGAFAWDAMSDLPRGLREALAAEASLVSLAPVLATPSAQDGSVKHLLRLADGETIEAVHMQGERHPTFCISSQVGCPLDCVFCETGRMGFRRNLEQDEILDQVLFLQQALPPDSARPNLVFMGMGEPLLNFGPLVGALRLLGETLGYGGRRITVSTAGLPGRIAELAAAPVKVGLALSLNAADDATRAALMPALHKHRIADLLAACADYARRTERRVTLEYVLIAGVNDRDEDAANLRALTRRRPFKLNIIPYNPGATRVRVALPGARQAELARPTPEQVERFVGRLVPGVPGVTVRWSQGVDVGGGCGQLRGLQSGGRARGSR, encoded by the coding sequence ATGAACGCGTCTCCCCCTGCTGGCCGGATCCCCCTGAAGCGCCTCGCCCCCGAGGCTCTGGAAGACTGGCTCGCCGCGCGGGTCGAGCCCGCCTGGCGGCGACGGGCCGTCAAGCAGTGGATCTTCGCCCGCGGCGCCTTCGCCTGGGACGCGATGAGCGACCTGCCGCGCGGGCTGCGCGAAGCGCTGGCGGCGGAGGCTTCACTCGTCTCGCTAGCGCCCGTGCTCGCCACACCGAGCGCTCAGGACGGCTCGGTCAAGCACCTCCTGCGCCTGGCCGACGGCGAGACCATCGAGGCCGTGCACATGCAGGGCGAGCGGCACCCCACCTTCTGCATCTCGAGCCAGGTCGGATGTCCCCTGGACTGCGTCTTCTGCGAGACCGGGCGCATGGGCTTCCGCCGCAACCTCGAGCAGGACGAGATCCTCGACCAAGTGCTCTTCCTCCAGCAGGCGCTGCCGCCGGACAGCGCGCGTCCGAACCTGGTCTTCATGGGCATGGGCGAGCCGCTCCTGAACTTCGGTCCGCTGGTCGGCGCGCTGCGCCTGCTCGGGGAGACGCTCGGCTACGGCGGGCGGCGGATCACGGTGAGCACGGCGGGACTGCCCGGCCGTATCGCGGAGCTCGCCGCGGCGCCGGTCAAGGTGGGCCTCGCTCTCTCGCTGAACGCCGCCGACGACGCCACGCGGGCGGCCCTGATGCCCGCCCTCCACAAGCACCGCATCGCCGACCTGCTCGCAGCCTGCGCGGACTACGCGCGCCGCACCGAACGCCGCGTGACCCTCGAGTACGTCCTCATCGCCGGCGTCAACGATCGCGACGAGGACGCCGCCAATCTGCGCGCTCTCACCCGGCGGCGGCCCTTCAAGCTGAACATCATCCCCTACAACCCCGGCGCGACGCGGGTGCGCGTCGCCCTGCCCGGCGCCCGCCAAGCCGAGCTCGCGCGGCCGACCCCAGAGCAGGTCGAGCGCTTCGTCGGCCGGCTGGTGCCCGGCGTCCCGGGCGTGACCGTGCGCTGGAGCCAGGGGGTGGACGTCGGCGGCGGCTGCGGTCAGCTGCGCGGCCTGCAGTCCGGAGGCCGAGCGCGCGGCAGTCGCTAG
- a CDS encoding sigma-54-dependent Fis family transcriptional regulator, whose protein sequence is MSVRLLVVDDEAGVRESLGKILRYEGFTVEMAADGPTALALAERQAFDLVFLDIKMPGMDGLEVLTRLGEGGLAMPVVIISGHGTVETAVQATKLGAFDFLEKPLDADRVLVTLRNALAWLEQQRQIESLRQRLGEGEQIVGESAAVRALLKGIERVAPTDARVLITGENGSGKELVARRIHRLSARAGGPFVDVNCAAIPNELIESELFGHEKGSFTGAHQQRRGRFEQADGGTLFLDEIGDMSLTAQAKVLRVLQEGKFERVGGTVTLQVNVRVIAATNKDLLAEAAENRFREDLFYRLNVVPLQVPPLRERPEDIPLLAKHFTELYLREQGMRPKLFAPAALDRLRAYRWPGNIRELRNLVERLLIMAPGERIEAEDVPPAAGGGAEAEDSLFAAPSFQLFKERSEAAYLARKLREYGGNVSRTARALEMQRSNLYKKIEKYGLTTGRPEAEEGPEEDD, encoded by the coding sequence ATGAGCGTACGCCTGCTCGTGGTGGACGACGAGGCCGGGGTCCGCGAATCCCTGGGCAAGATCCTGCGCTACGAGGGCTTCACCGTGGAGATGGCCGCCGACGGCCCGACCGCGCTCGCGCTCGCCGAGCGGCAGGCCTTCGATCTCGTGTTCCTCGACATCAAGATGCCGGGCATGGACGGTCTCGAGGTGCTCACCCGCCTGGGCGAGGGCGGCCTGGCGATGCCGGTCGTCATCATCTCCGGGCACGGCACCGTGGAGACGGCCGTCCAGGCCACGAAGCTGGGGGCATTCGACTTCCTCGAGAAGCCGCTGGACGCCGACCGCGTCCTGGTCACCCTGCGCAACGCGCTGGCCTGGCTCGAGCAGCAACGCCAGATCGAGTCGCTGCGCCAGCGCCTGGGCGAGGGCGAGCAGATCGTGGGGGAGAGCGCGGCCGTGCGCGCCCTGCTCAAGGGAATCGAGCGGGTGGCGCCGACGGACGCCCGCGTGCTGATCACCGGCGAGAACGGTTCGGGCAAGGAGCTGGTCGCCCGGCGCATCCACCGCCTGAGCGCGCGCGCCGGAGGCCCCTTCGTCGACGTCAACTGCGCTGCCATTCCCAACGAGCTGATCGAGAGCGAGCTCTTCGGGCACGAGAAGGGCAGCTTCACCGGGGCGCACCAGCAGCGGCGCGGTCGCTTCGAGCAGGCCGACGGCGGCACGCTCTTCCTCGACGAGATCGGCGACATGTCCTTGACCGCGCAGGCCAAGGTCCTGCGCGTCCTGCAGGAGGGGAAGTTCGAGCGCGTCGGCGGCACCGTGACCCTGCAGGTCAACGTGCGGGTCATCGCCGCCACGAACAAGGACCTGCTGGCCGAGGCGGCCGAGAATCGCTTCCGGGAGGACCTCTTCTACCGCCTCAACGTCGTGCCGCTGCAGGTGCCGCCCCTGCGCGAACGGCCGGAGGACATCCCCTTGCTCGCCAAGCATTTCACCGAGCTCTACCTGCGCGAGCAGGGGATGCGGCCCAAGCTCTTCGCCCCCGCGGCGCTGGACCGCCTGCGCGCCTACCGCTGGCCCGGCAACATCCGCGAGCTGCGCAATCTCGTCGAGCGCCTGCTCATCATGGCGCCGGGCGAGCGGATCGAGGCGGAGGATGTCCCGCCGGCCGCCGGCGGCGGCGCCGAGGCGGAGGACTCGCTCTTCGCCGCCCCCAGCTTCCAGCTCTTCAAGGAGCGCAGCGAGGCGGCCTACCTCGCCCGGAAACTCCGGGAGTATGGGGGTAACGTGAGCCGCACGGCCCGCGCCCTGGAGATGCAGCGCAGCAATCTCTACAAGAAGATTGAAAAATATGGACTTACGACCGGCCGACCGGAAGCCGAGGAAGGCCCTGAGGAGGACGACTAG